One part of the Mangrovibacillus cuniculi genome encodes these proteins:
- a CDS encoding dihydroorotate dehydrogenase has product MINLAVQLPGLSLKNPIMPASGCFSFGREIGELYDLSKLGAVITKATTQHPRIGNATPRVAESSSGMLNAIGLQNPGVEQVVSEELKRLASYDVPVIVNVAGSSLEEYVEVASVVSKISNVHAIELNISCPNVKDGGIIFGTDALVAAELTKAVVAASSVPVYVKLSPNVTSIVPIAKAIEEAGASGLTMINTLLGMELDRKTGKPILANRTGGLSGPAIKPIAIRLIDEVRRNTSIPIIAMGGVETVQDVIDYLSIGANAVAVGTAHFKNPWICSELIDQLPEALASLGYSSVEQCIGRSHDHEYLLSR; this is encoded by the coding sequence GTGATTAATTTAGCTGTGCAATTACCCGGGTTATCTTTAAAGAACCCTATTATGCCTGCATCTGGATGTTTTTCTTTTGGAAGAGAAATTGGCGAACTCTATGATTTATCAAAGCTTGGAGCAGTTATTACGAAAGCTACTACCCAACATCCTCGAATTGGTAATGCAACTCCTCGCGTTGCAGAGAGTTCTAGTGGGATGCTGAATGCAATTGGTTTACAAAATCCTGGGGTAGAACAAGTAGTGTCTGAAGAACTAAAGCGTCTTGCATCCTATGATGTTCCCGTTATCGTTAATGTTGCTGGTTCATCGTTGGAAGAATATGTAGAGGTAGCAAGCGTTGTGTCTAAGATCTCAAACGTCCATGCAATTGAATTAAACATCTCTTGTCCAAATGTAAAAGATGGGGGCATTATCTTTGGTACAGATGCTTTAGTTGCTGCGGAATTGACTAAAGCCGTCGTAGCTGCTTCTTCCGTGCCTGTCTATGTGAAACTATCTCCTAACGTTACGTCTATTGTGCCAATTGCTAAGGCGATAGAGGAAGCTGGAGCTAGTGGCTTAACGATGATTAATACACTTCTAGGCATGGAGTTAGATCGAAAGACGGGCAAACCCATTTTAGCAAATAGAACTGGGGGATTATCTGGACCAGCTATTAAACCGATTGCGATAAGATTAATAGATGAAGTTAGAAGGAATACTTCCATTCCAATTATCGCGATGGGAGGAGTGGAAACTGTCCAAGATGTCATTGACTATTTATCGATAGGGGCAAATGCAGTGGCTGTTGGAACTGCTCATTTTAAGAACCCGTGGATTTGTTCTGAATTAATTGATCAACTCCCAGAGGCATTGGCTTCTTTAGGATACTCGTCCGTTGAACAATGTATAGGAAGGAGTCATGACCATGAGTATTTACTTAGCCGTTGA
- the pyrF gene encoding orotidine-5'-phosphate decarboxylase, with protein MTMSIYLAVDKPSKEEAEKILDIFEGERIPVKIGMELFFREGATFIESLVEKGYPVFLDVKCHDIPVTIYRTMKNLAKLGVEMVNVHAAGGSDMMRAALEGLEAGAGTGKARPKLIAVTQLTSTSECQMNEEQGIEGQVLDSVIRYANLAHIAGLDGVVCSALECEAIRKVVSKDFLLVTPGIRFKDSESHDQKRIVTPFEAKKVGASHIVVGRPITKAANPLAAYKKIQRDWEAVFDECQS; from the coding sequence ATGACCATGAGTATTTACTTAGCCGTTGATAAGCCTTCTAAAGAGGAAGCGGAGAAGATTTTAGACATATTTGAAGGGGAAAGAATCCCAGTGAAGATTGGAATGGAGCTTTTTTTCCGAGAAGGTGCAACATTTATTGAGTCGTTAGTGGAGAAAGGGTATCCAGTCTTCTTAGATGTAAAGTGTCACGACATACCTGTAACGATCTATCGCACGATGAAAAATTTAGCGAAACTCGGTGTAGAAATGGTAAACGTTCACGCAGCAGGTGGATCTGACATGATGAGAGCTGCTTTAGAGGGGCTAGAAGCTGGTGCAGGAACTGGAAAAGCTAGACCAAAATTAATTGCTGTAACACAGTTAACAAGTACATCCGAATGCCAAATGAATGAGGAGCAAGGGATTGAGGGGCAGGTTCTAGATTCCGTTATTCGTTATGCTAATTTAGCACACATAGCAGGGTTAGATGGCGTGGTTTGTTCAGCCCTTGAGTGCGAGGCTATCCGTAAAGTGGTCTCTAAAGATTTCTTACTAGTCACGCCAGGTATTAGATTTAAAGATAGCGAGTCCCATGATCAAAAAAGAATTGTCACACCGTTTGAAGCAAAAAAAGTTGGTGCGTCTCACATTGTAGTTGGTAGACCTATTACGAAAGCAGCAAATCCTTTAGCAGCATACAAAAAAATTCAAAGAGACTGGGAGGCTGTGTTTGATGAATGCCAAAGTTGA
- the pyrE gene encoding orotate phosphoribosyltransferase, with protein sequence MNAKVELASIYIECGAIAIDPINPFTWSSGLRSPIYCDNRKLLGYPKERNQIIHELVKAIQNSGEEIDVIAGCATAGIPHAAWVSEQLQLPMAYVRGEKKAHGRGQQIEGADVTGKRVLVLEDLISTGKSVAKVLEAITEAGGKPVVVWSLMTYELEAAQETFAKWGVPVHSLLAFSDLYPLVKESLSEEAFIHLQSWSKNPVTWDEVYRENQLAKS encoded by the coding sequence ATGAATGCCAAAGTTGAGTTAGCTTCTATATATATAGAATGTGGTGCCATTGCAATAGATCCGATTAACCCATTTACGTGGAGTTCTGGCTTACGTTCTCCAATTTACTGTGATAACAGAAAGTTGTTAGGATATCCAAAAGAGAGAAATCAAATTATTCATGAACTGGTTAAAGCAATACAAAATTCTGGTGAGGAAATAGACGTTATTGCAGGATGTGCCACAGCAGGTATCCCTCATGCTGCTTGGGTTAGTGAGCAACTGCAATTACCTATGGCCTATGTTCGCGGAGAGAAAAAAGCGCATGGACGTGGTCAGCAGATTGAAGGGGCAGATGTTACAGGGAAGCGAGTACTAGTTTTAGAGGATTTAATTTCGACAGGTAAAAGTGTGGCAAAAGTGCTAGAGGCAATTACAGAAGCTGGTGGGAAACCGGTCGTTGTTTGGAGCTTAATGACGTATGAATTAGAGGCAGCTCAAGAGACGTTTGCGAAATGGGGAGTACCAGTGCATTCTCTATTAGCATTCTCCGATCTTTATCCCTTAGTGAAAGAAAGCTTAAGTGAAGAAGCGTTTATACATTTGCAAAGTTGGTCTAAGAATCCTGTGACTTGGGATGAGGTATATAGGGAGAACCAGTTAGCAAAGAGCTAA
- a CDS encoding Rqc2 family fibronectin-binding protein encodes MAFDGLFTYSMTNELNESIAGARIHKIHQPYSNEMILHIRGKGKTHKLLLSAHSMYARVQLTEETYENPSEPPMFCMLMRKHLEGYVIEGIRQYKRDRIMIMDIKGRNEIGDPAPKQVWIEIMGRHSNIVLVDPAKNTIIDSIKHLSYAVNSHRAVMPGFEYVLPPEQNKLDPFYVEENDILRSIDWNSGKIDQQLVKNFSGLSPLVAKEVIKRTGLPTKSTLPPTFTKVMEQIKETPIPTLIEAEGKEFFSILSLTHKNGSELTFPSLSNLLDRFYFGKAERERVKQHALDVERLIRNEWEKNKNKLVKLEKTLDDAQAADKYQKLGELLTANLYMVQRGMDKVEVVDYYDPDGNTVEISLDPRLTPSENAQRLFSKYQKAKNAIIVVLEQIEKTKHEVDYFEQLIQQLESASPRDIEEIREELMEGGYIRARQGKQKKQKPTKPVLEEYKSTTGVTILAGKNNKQNDFLTNRVAKRDDIWLHTKDIPGSHVVIQSTEPDDTTLMEAANIAAFYSKAKESSSVPVDFTAVRHVKKPSGAKPGFVIYDNQQTLYVTPNADLIRELYVGKKM; translated from the coding sequence ATGGCATTTGATGGGCTATTTACTTATAGTATGACGAATGAATTGAATGAATCGATTGCAGGAGCAAGGATACATAAGATTCACCAACCTTACTCGAATGAAATGATTTTACATATAAGAGGTAAAGGAAAAACACATAAACTATTGCTGTCTGCTCACTCCATGTATGCAAGAGTTCAGTTGACGGAAGAAACATACGAAAATCCTAGCGAGCCACCAATGTTTTGTATGTTAATGCGAAAACATTTAGAAGGATATGTAATTGAAGGAATCCGCCAATACAAGCGTGATCGAATAATGATAATGGATATCAAAGGACGAAATGAAATTGGTGACCCTGCACCAAAGCAGGTTTGGATTGAGATTATGGGAAGACACTCCAACATCGTTTTGGTAGATCCAGCTAAAAATACCATCATTGATAGCATTAAACACTTGTCGTATGCAGTGAATAGTCACCGTGCGGTAATGCCTGGATTTGAATATGTACTACCTCCAGAACAAAATAAACTGGATCCATTTTATGTAGAAGAAAATGATATCTTACGTTCTATTGATTGGAACAGCGGAAAAATAGATCAGCAACTTGTAAAGAATTTTTCAGGTTTATCACCATTAGTTGCAAAAGAAGTGATTAAGCGCACCGGCCTCCCTACGAAAAGTACGCTCCCTCCTACTTTTACAAAAGTAATGGAACAAATAAAGGAAACACCTATTCCTACTTTAATAGAAGCAGAAGGAAAAGAGTTTTTCAGTATTCTTTCTCTTACTCATAAAAACGGAAGTGAGTTGACTTTCCCATCTCTTAGCAATCTACTCGACCGCTTCTATTTTGGAAAAGCAGAAAGAGAACGTGTGAAACAACATGCACTGGATGTAGAAAGGTTAATTCGAAACGAATGGGAGAAGAATAAAAATAAGCTTGTAAAGTTAGAAAAAACGCTTGATGACGCACAAGCAGCTGATAAGTATCAAAAATTAGGAGAGCTGTTAACGGCTAATTTATATATGGTGCAAAGAGGGATGGATAAAGTCGAAGTAGTAGATTATTACGATCCTGACGGAAATACTGTGGAAATATCGTTAGATCCTAGATTAACACCTTCAGAAAATGCACAACGACTGTTTTCTAAGTACCAAAAAGCAAAAAACGCCATTATTGTGGTACTTGAACAGATTGAAAAAACAAAGCATGAAGTAGACTACTTTGAACAATTAATTCAACAACTTGAATCCGCTTCGCCAAGAGACATTGAAGAAATTCGAGAAGAGTTGATGGAAGGCGGCTATATTCGAGCAAGGCAAGGAAAACAAAAGAAGCAAAAACCGACGAAGCCTGTTTTAGAAGAATATAAATCTACTACTGGAGTAACGATTTTGGCAGGTAAAAACAATAAACAAAATGACTTTTTAACCAATCGAGTTGCGAAAAGAGATGACATCTGGTTACATACAAAAGATATTCCTGGATCGCACGTGGTTATCCAATCTACTGAACCTGATGACACTACCTTAATGGAAGCTGCAAACATTGCTGCGTTTTATTCAAAAGCGAAAGAGTCAAGTTCCGTTCCTGTTGATTTTACTGCTGTGAGACACGTGAAGAAACCAAGTGGAGCAAAGCCGGGGTTTGTGATTTATGACAACCAACAAACGCTATATGTGACGCCAAATGCTGACTTAATAAGAGAATTATACGTCGGTAAGAAAATGTAG
- a CDS encoding calcium-translocating P-type ATPase, SERCA-type: MKFHEMREKDVADALQTNVEEGLSSSFVKERRKQVGYNELAEGKKPSAILLFLGQFKDFMVLVLLAATLVSGLLGEYIDAIAIMAIVIVNAIMGFVQEQRAEKSLDALKQLSAPQVTALRDGTWTRIPSKELVPGDIVKFQSGDRIGADLRLLESNNLEIEESALTGESLPVSKMTEVLQHASPTLGDLENMAFMGTMVTRGNGIGIVTGTGMNTAMGQIAHLLQEVQILQTPLQHRLEQLGKILITAALGLTILVVLLGILQGQELFTMFVAGVSLAVAAIPEGLPAIVTVGLSLGVQRMIRKNAIVRKLPAVETLGCASVICSDKTGTLTQNKMTVTKVWSGGKTWGVTGTGYDPVGQFEDGDVIVSPSSNKALQQLMTFGMLCNHAALVEREDHLVLDGDPTEGALLVAGMKAGLSKESLLKQFIIEREFPFDSTRKMMSMVVRDANGQRFVVTKGAPDVLINKSESILWDNKKARLSAEKKVDVQNAIVELASQALRTIAIAFKPLGPSTLIVTEEEAEKELVFIGLQGMIDPPRPEVKQAVKECSQAGIKTVMITGDHVITAKAIAKQLGILKEKDLVLDGEALNDMSVEELKDIVEDVSVFARVSPEHKLKIVKALQQNGHIVAMTGDGVNDAPAIKTADIGIAMGITGTDVTKEASSLILLDDNFATIKSAIKEGRNIYENIRKFIRYLLASNVGEILVMLFAMLLGLPLPLVAIQILWVNLVTDGLPAMALGMDQPEGDVMKRKPRHPKEGVFSRGLGWKVISRGFLIGIATLAAFMVVYNRNPEDLAYAQTIAFATLVLAQLIHVFDCRSEHSIFSRNPFENKYLVWAVISSIALMLVVIYVPALQPIFHTLPIIATDWLLIIGMSALPTFLLAGSFFASKKK; this comes from the coding sequence ATGAAATTCCATGAGATGCGGGAGAAAGATGTAGCAGATGCGCTACAAACAAATGTTGAAGAGGGTCTATCTTCTTCTTTTGTGAAAGAGCGCAGAAAGCAAGTAGGGTATAACGAATTAGCTGAAGGAAAGAAACCCTCTGCTATTCTTTTATTTTTAGGACAATTTAAAGACTTTATGGTACTTGTACTATTAGCAGCTACATTAGTTTCTGGTTTACTGGGAGAATATATTGATGCAATTGCGATTATGGCCATTGTTATCGTGAACGCAATTATGGGGTTTGTTCAAGAACAACGTGCGGAGAAGTCATTGGATGCCCTAAAACAATTGTCAGCGCCACAAGTGACTGCATTGAGGGACGGAACTTGGACAAGGATTCCTTCCAAAGAATTAGTGCCGGGTGACATAGTGAAGTTCCAATCGGGGGACCGTATAGGTGCAGATCTACGATTACTAGAATCAAATAACTTAGAGATTGAAGAGTCTGCATTAACGGGGGAATCTCTTCCCGTTTCCAAGATGACAGAAGTGCTTCAGCACGCAAGTCCAACTTTAGGTGACTTAGAAAACATGGCATTTATGGGTACGATGGTTACGCGAGGAAATGGAATTGGAATTGTAACAGGTACGGGAATGAACACAGCTATGGGTCAAATTGCACATTTGCTTCAGGAAGTACAAATACTTCAAACTCCATTGCAACATCGTCTAGAACAATTAGGAAAAATTCTTATTACAGCAGCACTAGGATTAACTATTTTGGTAGTGTTATTAGGTATTTTACAAGGACAAGAGTTATTTACGATGTTTGTTGCTGGTGTATCTTTGGCAGTAGCTGCAATTCCAGAAGGACTACCTGCAATCGTAACAGTAGGACTATCACTAGGTGTTCAACGAATGATTCGTAAAAATGCTATTGTGCGTAAACTTCCAGCAGTTGAAACGCTTGGCTGTGCTTCTGTTATTTGTTCCGATAAAACCGGAACGTTAACACAAAACAAAATGACAGTAACAAAAGTTTGGTCAGGTGGAAAGACTTGGGGTGTTACAGGAACAGGTTACGATCCTGTTGGTCAATTTGAAGACGGTGATGTGATTGTGTCCCCTTCATCAAATAAAGCTCTTCAACAATTAATGACATTTGGGATGCTTTGTAATCATGCTGCTTTAGTAGAAAGAGAAGACCATTTAGTCTTAGATGGTGACCCTACAGAAGGTGCTTTACTAGTAGCTGGAATGAAAGCTGGTTTATCGAAGGAATCTTTATTAAAACAATTTATTATTGAAAGAGAATTTCCGTTCGATTCTACTAGAAAAATGATGAGTATGGTTGTTCGAGATGCGAATGGTCAACGTTTTGTTGTAACAAAAGGTGCACCAGATGTGTTAATTAATAAGTCAGAGTCTATTTTATGGGACAATAAAAAAGCTAGATTAAGTGCAGAGAAAAAAGTAGATGTTCAAAATGCTATTGTGGAATTAGCTTCCCAAGCATTAAGAACAATTGCGATAGCATTTAAACCACTTGGACCTTCCACATTAATTGTTACAGAAGAAGAAGCGGAGAAGGAATTAGTGTTTATAGGTCTGCAAGGTATGATTGATCCACCTAGACCAGAAGTAAAACAGGCAGTAAAAGAATGTAGCCAAGCTGGAATTAAGACTGTCATGATTACAGGAGACCATGTTATCACAGCTAAAGCTATCGCAAAACAACTAGGAATCTTAAAAGAGAAAGACCTAGTTCTTGATGGAGAAGCGTTAAACGACATGTCCGTAGAAGAGTTAAAAGATATCGTGGAAGATGTGTCGGTTTTTGCTCGTGTATCTCCAGAACATAAATTAAAGATTGTAAAAGCCTTACAGCAAAACGGTCACATTGTTGCAATGACGGGTGATGGGGTAAATGATGCACCGGCCATTAAAACAGCAGATATTGGGATTGCTATGGGGATAACAGGAACAGATGTTACAAAAGAGGCATCTTCGTTAATCTTATTAGATGACAACTTTGCTACCATTAAGTCAGCTATAAAAGAAGGAAGAAACATCTATGAAAACATTCGGAAATTCATTCGTTACTTATTAGCATCTAATGTAGGGGAGATATTGGTAATGCTATTTGCCATGTTACTTGGATTACCACTACCTCTAGTAGCAATTCAAATATTGTGGGTCAATTTAGTAACAGATGGATTACCAGCTATGGCACTTGGTATGGACCAACCTGAAGGGGATGTGATGAAGCGAAAGCCACGACATCCAAAAGAAGGAGTATTTTCTAGAGGATTAGGTTGGAAAGTCATTTCTCGTGGATTCCTAATCGGTATAGCAACACTTGCAGCCTTTATGGTGGTATACAATAGAAATCCAGAAGACTTAGCGTATGCTCAAACTATTGCTTTTGCTACATTAGTTTTAGCTCAGTTAATTCATGTATTTGACTGCAGAAGTGAACATTCCATTTTTTCTAGAAATCCTTTTGAAAATAAATATTTAGTTTGGGCAGTAATTTCCTCCATAGCATTAATGTTAGTAGTAATTTATGTACCAGCACTTCAACCGATATTCCATACGTTGCCGATTATTGCAACAGATTGGTTGTTAATCATCGGAATGAGCGCTTTACCTACGTTTTTACTTGCAGGTTCATTTTTTGCAAGTAAAAAGAAATAG
- a CDS encoding YicC/YloC family endoribonuclease, whose product MKSMTGFGRSHYFGDHHSVTVEVRAVNHRFLEWTFRIPQELNRYEDNLKKIGKELLHRGKLDVTITINKEVGKGNRIVVDQDAMDQLYLLLQQMKSTYKIEDSITYNDLLRVNETYYIQEGLESNKSLEPILTQVFKEAIDALVQMRISEGANLKRELKQYVFEMIEMMNQVETLAPTIVSRYEERLKNKLEQLALPEELEPRWIQEVAVLADKVDIAEEIGRLKSHFTGFLAVLEEEGSVGRTIEFYLQEIHREINTIGSKANHAQIAQVVVSLKSILEKMREQAQNIE is encoded by the coding sequence ATGAAGAGTATGACTGGATTTGGTCGTTCTCACTATTTTGGTGATCATCACTCTGTCACAGTGGAAGTTAGAGCAGTTAATCACCGTTTTTTAGAGTGGACGTTTCGTATTCCTCAAGAGCTAAATCGATACGAAGATAACTTAAAGAAAATAGGCAAAGAATTACTGCATAGAGGAAAACTTGATGTAACAATTACCATAAACAAAGAAGTTGGTAAAGGTAACAGAATAGTCGTTGATCAAGATGCAATGGATCAATTATACTTATTGCTTCAGCAAATGAAGTCCACCTACAAAATAGAAGATTCGATTACATATAATGACTTATTACGAGTAAACGAAACCTACTACATCCAAGAAGGATTAGAAAGTAATAAAAGTTTAGAACCTATCCTTACTCAAGTCTTTAAGGAAGCAATAGACGCTTTAGTACAAATGAGAATAAGTGAAGGTGCGAATCTAAAAAGAGAACTTAAGCAATATGTGTTTGAAATGATAGAGATGATGAATCAAGTAGAAACTCTAGCCCCAACAATTGTCTCTCGGTATGAGGAAAGATTAAAGAATAAACTAGAGCAACTAGCGTTACCAGAAGAACTAGAACCACGCTGGATACAAGAAGTAGCGGTTTTAGCTGATAAGGTAGATATTGCAGAAGAAATAGGGAGATTAAAATCTCATTTCACTGGATTCTTGGCAGTATTAGAAGAAGAGGGAAGTGTTGGAAGAACAATAGAATTTTATCTCCAAGAAATACATCGAGAAATAAATACGATTGGATCGAAAGCAAACCATGCACAAATTGCACAAGTTGTGGTATCTTTAAAATCGATTTTAGAAAAAATGCGTGAACAAGCGCAGAATATCGAGTAA
- the remA gene encoding extracellular matrix/biofilm regulator RemA: MKLINIGFGNIVAAYRIISIVSPESAPIKRLIQDARDAGKLIDATYGRRTRAVITMDSDHVILSAVQPETVAARLQDKAELTEEG; the protein is encoded by the coding sequence ATGAAACTTATTAATATCGGTTTTGGAAATATCGTTGCGGCTTATCGCATCATTTCTATAGTTAGTCCTGAATCAGCACCCATCAAGCGTTTGATACAAGATGCAAGAGATGCTGGGAAGCTTATAGATGCTACATATGGAAGACGAACACGTGCAGTTATTACGATGGATAGTGATCATGTTATTTTATCAGCAGTACAACCTGAGACGGTAGCAGCAAGATTACAAGATAAAGCGGAACTGACAGAAGAAGGGTAG
- the gmk gene encoding guanylate kinase — MKRKGLLIVLSGPSGVGKGTVRKEIFSQKNTAFEYSISMTTRSPREGEVDGVDYFFKSKEDFEELIKQDQFIEYAEYVGNYYGTPLQYVKDTLEEGKDVFLEIEVQGARQVRDKFPEGLFIFLAPPNLTELQSRIVGRGTETDDSVRNRMNEARKELAMMNLYDYVVVNDQIDLAVDKINAIVKAEHCRRTRVEKQYIAMLEEK, encoded by the coding sequence ATGAAGAGAAAAGGGTTACTGATTGTTCTATCAGGACCTTCTGGTGTAGGGAAGGGAACCGTTCGAAAGGAAATCTTTAGCCAAAAGAATACGGCTTTTGAATATTCTATTTCCATGACGACTAGAAGCCCAAGAGAAGGCGAAGTGGACGGAGTCGATTATTTCTTTAAATCAAAAGAAGATTTTGAAGAGCTAATTAAACAAGACCAATTCATTGAATATGCTGAATACGTTGGGAATTACTACGGTACACCTCTTCAATACGTAAAAGATACGTTAGAAGAAGGTAAAGATGTTTTCTTAGAGATTGAAGTGCAAGGTGCTAGACAAGTAAGAGATAAGTTTCCTGAAGGATTATTTATTTTCTTAGCTCCACCGAACTTAACGGAACTACAAAGTAGAATTGTTGGGCGTGGAACGGAAACGGACGATTCAGTACGTAATCGTATGAATGAAGCAAGAAAAGAACTTGCAATGATGAATCTGTATGATTATGTAGTTGTAAACGATCAAATTGATTTGGCAGTAGACAAGATTAACGCTATTGTAAAAGCAGAACATTGTCGTAGAACTAGAGTAGAAAAACAATACATCGCTATGTTGGAGGAAAAATAA
- the rpoZ gene encoding DNA-directed RNA polymerase subunit omega, producing the protein MLYPSIDSLLNKIDSKYSLVSVAAKRARSLQVKGNETTDGFVSHKFVGRALEEIESGYLTVDSKREESDEE; encoded by the coding sequence ATGTTATATCCATCAATTGATTCCCTATTAAATAAAATTGATTCAAAGTACTCACTTGTAAGTGTAGCAGCGAAACGTGCGCGTTCCCTTCAAGTAAAAGGAAACGAAACGACAGACGGTTTTGTATCACACAAATTTGTTGGAAGAGCATTAGAAGAAATTGAATCAGGTTACTTAACAGTCGACAGTAAGAGAGAAGAGTCAGACGAAGAATAA